The Thomasclavelia ramosa DSM 1402 genome includes a region encoding these proteins:
- the rpsH gene encoding 30S ribosomal protein S8 produces MVMTDPIADMLTRIRNANRQHHETVMVPASKLKADIAEILKNEGFIKGYKVEGEGPIKNINITLKYRGNDRVITDLKRISKPGLRVYAKVNEIPKVLNGLGIVILSTSQGLMTDKEARAKQVGGEVLAYIW; encoded by the coding sequence ATGGTTATGACAGATCCAATTGCAGATATGTTAACAAGAATCCGTAATGCAAATAGACAACATCACGAAACAGTAATGGTGCCTGCATCAAAATTAAAAGCTGATATTGCTGAAATTTTGAAAAACGAAGGATTCATTAAAGGATATAAAGTTGAGGGCGAAGGTCCAATCAAAAACATTAATATCACTTTAAAATATAGAGGAAATGATAGAGTAATCACTGATTTAAAAAGAATTTCTAAACCAGGATTACGTGTATATGCTAAAGTAAACGAAATTCCTAAAGTATTAAATGGTTTAGGTATCGTAATCTTATCAACTTCTCAAGGTTTGATGACAGATAAAGAAGCTCGCGCTAAACAAGTTGGTGGCGAAGTTCTTGCATATATTTGGTAA
- a CDS encoding type Z 30S ribosomal protein S14: MAKTSMKVKQQRPQKYKVREYTRCERCGRPHSVIRKFKLCRICFRELAYKGEIPGVKKASW, translated from the coding sequence ATGGCAAAAACATCAATGAAAGTGAAACAACAACGTCCTCAAAAATACAAAGTGCGTGAATACACACGTTGTGAACGTTGTGGAAGACCACATTCAGTAATTAGAAAATTCAAACTTTGTAGAATTTGCTTCCGCGAATTAGCTTACAAAGGTGAAATTCCAGGTGTAAAGAAAGCAAGCTGGTAA